Below is a window of 'Nostoc azollae' 0708 DNA.
GTAATATAACCAATCTTGGTATCGTTGCCAAAGAGCCTTAGCATCCATCATGAGGGAATTCTCACATATGTTTATTTGGTCAAACTCCAGTTTAATGTATGGTTTTGGCGATCCCTGCTTTGTCTTATACAGTTTGTAATCAAGAGGCAGGGGAGCAAGATTGATGATATCAACTTACCCTATGGGCTCAATAAAGAGGGGTAGCAGAAAAAACTCTCAAAACGAGCGAGGGACACACAGCGTTATGCAATATGATAGATAACGCAAACATTTATTTCAAAAAACTTTGCAATTTTAGCAAAACTATAGGAATCCGGAATCATTGGTGAGAAAATTTGCTCAGAAAATACTTAATTAATTAATTAATTAATTAATTAAAGATAACATAAATACCAAATAAATTTGTGTTTTGTGGTTGAAGTGATATATTAAGGGTAATTCATAGCTTTAAATTCTAGTTATATAAGTTACAAACCACTAATAGTATTTACTTATGATTCATTTAGGATTACTATATCTGGAATCAAGCCAGTTTATTCCAATCCACTTTTGAAGACTTCGATCTAACTGTTGCCAACTTCGATCATGCTAGTTTGGTTAAAGCTGACCTCTACGGGTGAATTATAAGAAGAAATAGCTGAAACAGTATTTTTTTAAACATCAGGCTTAGGAATGACGCGCAAAAATTTGACTATAGGACTAGTATTTGATTTATGAAAATGCTCCGTACATCTGGAGAGACGGAAAATCAAAGGTAGTGTTTTGAATGAACCACTCAAACATCCACTTAAGATGAGAAAATGTTGCGATTAAAGCACAAAAACGTCGCAGCCAAGTTTTCCCTTGCAACCAAACATCTTCTATGGGGTTTTGAGAGGGACAGTTAGGAGCAAAGCGGACGCAATAAATTTTCCATTGCTCTAAAGGTAAACCTTGGTTAATAGATGCTAAAAAATTTTGAATTTCTTTTGAACGATGATAACTAGCTCCATCCCAAAAAATAAGTAATTGTTGGTTAGGTGACTCTTCTAGTAAATAGCTGAGATAATCAATAGTATTTTTTGAGTTAGCTGTATCATAGGTTTTCAACAATAAATTTTTACCTAAATAGTCAACTGCTCCATAATAAGTTTGTTTATCTCGTTCGTTACTAATACTAATTGGAATGCTTATTTCTTGGTCAGTTCTACCCCAAACATATCCAATGCTATCTCCCCAAAGTAAATGACACTCATCTAATAGCAAAACTCTCAATAGCGCAGCTTCTATATCTTCTCGGCGGCTCGCCAACAATGATGAAATCTCTTTTCTTTTGCGGCAACTGCTTCTTCATTAGCTTTTGAATTTGCTGAAGATGTTTTCTTCGAACTAATTCCTGCCGCATCAAACAAGTCGTAATAACTACGTTTTGATTCATAGAGTACATCATATTCAAAGGCCAATTTATACTCAAGTTCGCCAAGCTCCCAACATTCCTTCGTTTGTAACCAAGCCAGTACTTCTTCTCTTTTTTAAGTATTCAAGTGGCTTTTTCTCCCTTTGTGTTTCAGGCGCAGTCCTAAAATTCCATCTTTCTCATAGGCTTGTTTCCATGTTGTTATTGAACCAACTGAAACATCTAAAATTGTTTGAATTTCCTCATACTTGTAGCTTTGATAAACCAGCTTCACTGCCAATGCTTTTCTTACTTCCCTTGCATCTGGACGCTCATCTATAAATCCTTGTAGTTCTGCAATTTTAGATTGTAGCTCCTGGTTGCTGATTGTTAGCTATTAGACAAGACACTTTCTCGGTATTATCTCTTAGTCTTTTTCAAAAATCAAATATGATTTCTATATTTCTCCCGTAATTTCTATGCCTATCAGATAGTTATCTATGGTAAAGCGATAAAAAATACCTTCCTTATCCAGCTGTCGCAATTCGGGAAGGCTATGTCAATGCCACCTGTCAGCAGCACATTCAACAAATACAAAATTATATACCCGTTCATAAGCAGCGGGTTCTAAACTTTTCAGGTCTACTAAAAAAGACCTTGCATAAAGCACTTCGAGATTCACTCTAGCTCACCCAATTCTTGTTTGTTAACGTTGATTTTTGAAATTCATAGGAACATTAACAATCGTACTGCCTCATTATGGGTTAGTATGTCCCACGGATGCTGTGATCGCTTAACTTGTTCCATATAAGAGTCAAAATGCAAGGCTTGGACAATCTCCCAAAAACTTTGCAGATCCTCATCGGCTATTTGCTCGATCAGGTGATGGATTCTAATCCGTAGTAAATTCATAATAGTTGATAACTATCCACGCCCTAGTAACAATAGCCCTAGTTCAAGTTAACACTTGACAATACCCAAGGTACACTACATTCAGCCTGTTGCATTCGGAAATTGGGAGTAGGGTGTAGGGGTGTATAGGGGAAAATCTAATGCGCTATGCCCCATGCCCCATGCCCCATGCCCCATGCCCCATGCCCCATGCCCCATGCCCCATGCCCCATGTATGCTCAATGGCCACTGACTAATTATGATTGAATATCTTATTTTTCTCGCTATTTCTACCGCTACCTTTACCCTGTTTGGACTGGGACTTAATTTGCAGTGGGGTTTTACAGGGTTAATTAACTTTGGTCATATTGCTTTTATGACCTTGGGAGCGTATACAACAGTTTTATTAAGTTTAAAGGGCGTGCCTCTATTATTTTCAACTATAGCAGGGGCAATTGTGGCCGCTTTGTTGGGTTTAGTAATTGGTTTTGCAACTTTACGCTTGCGGGAAGATTATCTGGGTATTGTCACTATAGGCACAGGAGAACTGGTACGGTTGGTAATAAATAATCAGGAGTTACCAATTGCTAATACTTGGGTATCTGGGGCGTTCGGTGTACAAAGTTATGTTATACCCTTGAATACAACGCCAAGTTTATTTTTGCGATTGCTGATGATTGGCGTACTTACTCTGCTAACAATCATCACCGTCTTTTGCTTGTGGCGCTGGGTGAAAACGGCTCGAAAATCCCCAAGCAATTGCAACAACCAAGAATTCTTTTCAGGTTTAATAGTGGGAATAATTTTAGGTGTGTTGTTATTAACAATTTATGTTGCTGGTGTGATGGGACTATATAACTACAATCCTAAAGCTGGTTTGATGTTGTTGGCTTTGTTAGTATTAGCATTTGTTTTTTGGCGGTTAGAACTTTTAGTAAAATCTCCTTGGGGTAGAATCCTCAAAGCTATCCGCGAAGATGAAGAAATTCCCAAAGCATTAGGTAAAAATGTCTTTTGGTATAAACTACAATCTTTAATGTTAGGCGGTGCGATCGCAGGTATAGCTGGTGCTTTCTTCGCGTGGCAACTCAGCGCCATTTACCCCGATAATTTTCAACCCCAACTTACCTTTGATGCTTGGATTATGGTAATTTTGGGCGGTTCTGGAAATAACATTGGCACAATTTTGGGTGCAGTAATTTACTTTGCTTATGATGCCTTAACACGGGAACTTTTACCGAAAATAGTTCCTTTAGATGTGGAACGTATCGGTGCTTTTCGGATTATGTTTATCGGTCTAATTCTCATGGTACTGATGATTTGGCGACCTCAAGGTTTTCTAGGTAAAAAGGAAGAACTTACTCTTGGGAAGTAATTGGTAATTGGGCATTGGGATTATCAGCCGTTTTCAGGAGGTGAATTTAATGGCTTATAGCGATTTTAAACTACAGGAGGTAGTGAAGAAATTTAATTTAAAAATTAATGGAAAAATAGATTTGTTTGCAGACACACCATAAAGAGAATGTAGTCCAATTTTAAATGCTGTCCTAAAAACTAACGTTCCTTTGGCATTAGGAATCAATAGGGAAAAAGCTCGTTAAGAAATGAGCATTGCTCCAGTTCTAATTGAAATCAAAAATATTTTTACCGAAGAAATTAGTTTATTCTCCGGTGTTGACTTTAATGTTGAACCAGAACAGGGTTAAAATGGAGTTTGTGATTTTATAATTAGTAAATCACCAGAACAATTATTTATTACTTCTCCTGTTGTCACCATAGTTAAACCAAAAGATGAAAATATTAAGCTCGGATTAGGTCAATGTGGAGCAGAGACGATAGCCGCACGATTATTTAACGGGACTGAAACAAAAGTTAAGAGTAAAAAGAAGTATAATGGAATTTTGGTGTAGCTTTCACGTTAAAAGAAGCTGATGAAAGAAACCACTGGCGCAGCAATGGCACCATGGTTTGAAAGATGGTGTCATTTGATGATGTATTTACTCATCAAGCGCAAAAAAGAGAGTTTAGACATGATTTAGGGGGATGATTGGGTGAAAGTCAGAGAAAAAACCTATTTGAAATGGCAGAGAATGGCCGATGGGTGACGTACCACCGATAATACCACGTTCGATTACACCACGTTTCAACTGAAGCACCTTGGTCCAGTTCCCAAGTCAATGACCGTCGGTTAGAGATTATGAACAAGTGTAGTCAGAGGAGAATCACCAGAGGATTTAGCTTAATAATTGATGATTATGGCCATAGAAAAAGCAG
It encodes the following:
- a CDS encoding pentapeptide repeat-containing protein, coding for MWNQASLFQSTFEDFDLTVANFDHASLVKADLYG
- a CDS encoding branched-chain amino acid ABC transporter permease, which translates into the protein MIEYLIFLAISTATFTLFGLGLNLQWGFTGLINFGHIAFMTLGAYTTVLLSLKGVPLLFSTIAGAIVAALLGLVIGFATLRLREDYLGIVTIGTGELVRLVINNQELPIANTWVSGAFGVQSYVIPLNTTPSLFLRLLMIGVLTLLTIITVFCLWRWVKTARKSPSNCNNQEFFSGLIVGIILGVLLLTIYVAGVMGLYNYNPKAGLMLLALLVLAFVFWRLELLVKSPWGRILKAIREDEEIPKALGKNVFWYKLQSLMLGGAIAGIAGAFFAWQLSAIYPDNFQPQLTFDAWIMVILGGSGNNIGTILGAVIYFAYDALTRELLPKIVPLDVERIGAFRIMFIGLILMVLMIWRPQGFLGKKEELTLGK